TTCCAGGGCAAGCTCTTTAACCGTAAATTTACGTTTTCGATTGACCGTCATCATCAGTTCCAACAATCGTTTCGATTTAGACATTAGTAGTCGGCTCCAATTTTTATTTAAAGTTCATGACAATTATTGTCACTATTATCCGCTACAATTGGGTCAAGATCAAATACAAAAGAAAATGGTGAAGAAGATGAGTAAAATTATTGCGGTATTTTTTCTTATCATGTTTGTTATCGGTACGGATACGTTTCTGATCTCTCCACTTATTCCGACACTGCAGAGCCTGTTCGATGTCCCTACCGAAACGGCGGGATGGATGATCGGAGCCTATACCTTGGGCTCGGCGGTATTTGCGCTGATAGCGGGGCCTTTGTCGGATGGATGGGATCGAAAAAAAGTGCTGCTAACCGGCCTTACCTGCTTCGCAGTTTCAACATGCTTATGCGGTTTCGCCGCCGACTTCTGGACCATGTGCCTGTTCCGTTTCATGGCGGGAGTCAGCGCGGCGTTTACAGCTCCGCAAGTGTGGGCATCGATTCCAACTCTGTTTCCGCCGGCCAAAATCAGCAAAGTTTTGGGAATCGCCTATGCAGGTCTCGCTGTCTCTCAAGCGCTCGGCGTGCCGATCGGAAGTCTTCTGGCAGCCGACAATTGGTCTCATCCATTCTGGGCGATCGGCATATTCTCACTGCTGCTGGCCGTCGCAGCCTATTTCGTCGTACCCGGCATGAAACCGCAAGTGCAGCAAGGGGCTAAGCCATCCATACCAAGAAGATACATTCCACTGCTCACAAGCGGCAAAGCGAGAGGCACCTTCCTCGCCTATTTTTTTGTACACCTCGGAAGCAGCGCCGCCTTTGCTTTTCTCGGAAAATGGATGACGGACCGCTTTAACCTTTCGATAGACGAGGCTGGATATGTGATCATATTCTTGGGGCTTGGCAATTTGCTCGGCAGCCTATGCAGCCCTTATGTGTTAAAAGCATTAAATCAGTTTCAGACTATGACAGCAGGGATGCTCATCGTTGCTGCGGCATATATCGTACTGCCTCATGTGTCGTCCGTTTATATAGTCAAAGGCGTTTATTTTCTCATATTCGCTATCCTCGGTGTCTTGTTCCCGCTTATGGTGGGGCTGCTGAACAGTTTAAATCCGACCATCCGCGGCACCATTTCAAGTCTGGCCACATCAACCATGAATGCGGCGACAACGTTCGGAGCCTGGACGGCGGGAATGCTTTATGCGGTGTTTAGCGGCTATTCTGCTGTAGGTATTTTTACGGCGATTTGCCTGGCATGCTCGCTGCTCGTATTTATCACAAGCGGAGTTCTGTCCACTCAAGCGGAAAAAGCAGTACCGAAAACCGAACCCGCAGCTTAACGCCTTACTTTTAACGGAGATAACTCATATCGCTCATGATGTCTTCATAAATAAATATGAGATAAACTCAGTGTAGACGGGGGGAACAACTTTGGCCGGCGTGTTTCGGGTTGAGGGAAATCAACTGATCCGGCGATATGATGCGGAACAGCTGTGGATCGAGCCTTGGGGAGCTAATAGTCTGCGTGTACGCGCAACAGAGCTTGATGAAATGCAGGAGGAAGACTGGGCACTGCTGCCACATGAAGCAAGCAATGTTCATATTTCAGTTGTAGGACAAACAGCTTCCATTCAAAATGGGAATATTCGTGCTGAAATTTCTGCCGGAGGAAGGCTCACTTTTTTAAATAGAGCGGGTAAAATTCTATTGCAGGAATATGTTCGCAATCGGACGGAATTTCAGGAGTATAAAAGCGCACTTAACATCGAGGGACGCGAATTCAAGCCAATTCTCGGCGGCGACTATAGTCTGACGGTCCGTTTCGAGTCAGATCCGGAAGAAAAAATATTCGGTATGGGACAGTATCAGCAGCCGTATCTGGATCTAAAAAACTGTACGCTGGAGCTGGCACAGCGAAACTCGCAGGCCAGCGTGCCCTTTGCCCTGTCCAGCTTGGGGTATGGCTTTCTCTGGAACAATCCGGCTGTCGGCCAAGTGACCTTCGGGAAAAACGTAACAGAATGGGCGGTCGGTTACACGAAGCAGCTGGATTACTGGATTACCGCCGGGGATACGCCTGCTCAGATCGAAGAAGCCTATGCCCGGGTGACCGGAACGGTACCGATGATGCCCGCTTACGTCATGGGGTTATGGCAAAGCAAGATGCGGTATCAGACACAGCAAGAGCTGCTTACGGTTGCCAGGGAATACAAGCGTTTAGGCATTCCGATTTCCGTCATTGTGGCTGATTTCTTCCATTGGACCAAGATGGGAGAGTGGAGGTTCGATCCTGTTTACTGGCCGGACCCAGCCGCCATGGTCAGAGAGCTTAAGGAAATGGGGACCGAGCTTATGGTATCCATTTGGCCAACGGTTGACAAGAAAAGCGAGAATTACCCGGAGATGCTGCAAAAGGGTTTTCTGGTTCGTACAGAGCGAGGCGTTCGGGTAACGATGGAATTTGTTACCGACACCGTTTTTTATGATACAACCAATCCCGGAGCGCGGAACTATGTCTGGGAGAAAGTCAAGAAGAACTACTATGATATTGGGATTCGGGTTCTATGGCTGGATGAAGCCGAACCGGAATATTCCGTATACGACTTTGACAACTATAGGTACTTTGCGGGGCCGGTTGTGCAGATCGGCAATATATACCCTGTTATGTACGCTAAAGGGTTCTATGAGGGCATGACCGAAGCCGGACAGAAGGATATCATCAACCTTATTCGCTGCGCTTGGGCAGGCAGTCAGCGATATGGCGCGCTTGTCTGGTCCGGCGATATCGATTCGAGCTTCAAATCGATGCGGATCCAGCTCAGGGCCGGGCTTAACATGGGTCTGGCGGGCATACCTTGGTGGACTACAGATATCGGCGGGTTCCACGGCGGCAATCCGAACGATCCCTCCTTTCGCGAGCTGATGATCCGATGGTTCGAATATGCGACCTTTTGTCCCATTTTGCGTATGCATGGCGCTCGGGAGCCGCATATCCCGCCTTTGGGGACTAGCGGAGGAGGCTTGATGGAAAGCGGCGCCCCGAATGAAGTATGGAGCTATGGCGAAGAAGCTTTTGAGATTTTCAAGAAATATATCTTCATTCGCCAGCGGCTTCGCCCTTACATCACCGGGCTGATGAAGGCCGCTCATGAGAAGGGAACTCCTCCGATGCGGCCGCTGTTCTATGATTTCCCGCACGATCGCGAAGCCTGGAACATAGAAGATGAATTCATGTTTGGTCCTGATCTTCTCGTTGCCCCCGTGCTTTATGAAGGAGCAAGAGCAAGAAGGGTTTATTTGCCTAAAGACTCGTCATGGACAGAGATAAGGACGGGAAACATTCACCATGGCGGTACGTGGATCTCGAGTGATGCGCCAATTGATGATATACCATTATTTTTGAGGGATGGCGCTTATTTGCCTATTAGGGCGGTTAATTCAAATTCATAATATATTTATTTAAGAAGGCGTTGCGGAACTTTCCTTGGGGATCACAATCAAGGAGAAGTTGCCGAAAGTCGGGAAGTTTCTCGTAGAGCGATTGCAGCCGGGCGGGCGGCATGGTGAACAGCTTGCCCCAGTGCGGGCGGGCATGGAAGGGTGCAAGCTGCTTTTCGATAATCGGCAGCACTTGCTTAACTGCCCCCCAATCCGCTTTCCAAGTAAAGTGGATAGCAACTGACTCCCGATTGTAGCAAGGGCTCATCCATAAAGTGTCTGCTGCAATCGTGCGCACCTCGGAGATATGAAGAAGCGGCGATATATACTCCCGCAGGCGGTCAATCGCACACAAAGCGTCATATGCATCCTGGCGCGGCACGAAATACTCGCTTTGCAGTTCTTCTCCCGCGCTTGGGGTGAAATCCATGCGAAAGTGCGGCAGCCGTTCGTACCACGGCCCCGGAATGCCCATCTGTTCGTTGCAATTCTCCGATGTGAGGCCCGGCACCGGGTGCCGGTGTGCAGTTGAGAGTGCGGCGCCGAAAAATTCAGGTTCCGCATGACCGGGGGCTTGATCCGTTATTCTCCGCTTCACCCAAACCTGATTGAACGCCGCATTCTTCCAATCCGAAAACAGACTGACACTGTAGGCACTGGAAAAGATATCGTCAAACCGGTCTTTAAGATTCGCCAAGGGCAAGTTTTCGTATACATACTGACTCATCTGAAACACCGGGACCACATCCAAAGTGATTTGCGTCACTACACCCAGTCCGCCAAGTCCGACAACCGCTCCTGCAATGAGTCCGTCTTGCTGTTCGTGGGAGAACACGGTCGTCTCTCCATCCGCTTTGACGACCTCGATGGAATGGACCGCTGTAGCAAGATTGCCGTTCCGATCACCGGAGCCATGCGTCGCAGTTGCGCACGCGCCTGCAACGGTAATGTGCGGCAGCGACGCCAAATTGTGCAGCGCGTAGCCGTTGCTGTGAAGAAACAAGCACAGCTCCCCATACCGGATTCCGGCTTCGACCGTTACCTTGTTGAGGGTGCGGTCCAGTGATATCACCCGGTTAAGCTTCTGAAGCGAGAGAAGGCTTCCGGTACAATCCGCGATGCCATTAAACGAGTGGCGCGTGCCAAGCACCTTGATTCGACTGCTGCGAGCCACCAATTCTTTCACTTGACCCACGTCCTCGGGGACATGGAGTTTCGAGGCACTATACCTGTAGTTACCTGCCCAGTTTCGATTAGTTTCCACGTACTCGTACTCCTTCCAGAAGGACTAGTCCGTTATACAAACTTTATTATTAAGTCTACCACTTAATATTCTGCAGGCACATATCAGAAATCAGAGTATAACCCTCTATTCTTGATCCATTCATAAAGTTTGTTAAAAACTTTTCCTGTATCCCCATTCATTTGATATTGTTTATTTTCACTAATAATAATTCCAGATTCACTGATATCGAAGGAATAATTAGTTAAAGCGCCTTCCCTATTTCGATAAAAGATAATCATCAAAATTAGTCTATCGGTGCTCCCTTGATATGTTTTAAGTTCTCGACTATACGACACTGAATCTAGTAAGTTGATCATCTCACTAATATTTGTTTTCTCATTAAAATGCATTGAATAATGATGGATTTCACCTTGAGAATTAATGATAAAATCGATCTTTTCAACTTGATTTGTATGCCTCATAACATTTTGAATCTTTAGTGGGTAAGCAAAGTACCAAATTAGTCCTAAAAGAACGAAAGCAACCATGATGAATATTAGAAGGCGCAATTTCTTCACTAAAAGTATCCCCCGCTCATTTGAACACTTTTTTGCACTTTCATCTCCGTGATTGCGGCAATTATTAATGCCTGCTTCTATGGTAGTTCCAAGGGAGCGCAATTCGAATTTTATTGGCTTAAGAACTACTCACGTGCTTAAGCTGAGAAGAAAGTTACGAGTACTGTAGTAGGCATCTTCCCACCCCATTTTTGCATAGAAACGAAGTCCATCCATTCCTTTAAAATAATAGGCTCCAATTAATCTCTCTTTGAAATCCGGGATCATAATTCCAACTTTGGCTTGATAGTCTTGATAAGCTCGAATTACTTCACGCCCTTCCATGTGTCTATCGAGGATTGCGAGATCGATAAGAAAATCGCCATATGCACAGTTGCCATCAATGATACCGGTTATACTTGTGCCGTCGGACAGGATATTCCATTGGTGAAAATCCCCATGGATAAAGTAGCGGTGGGGTTCATTATAGGGTAAGTAAGCCATTAAACGGCAATAACATTCATCGAACACGTCTTTTTCCAAACAAGTACTTTGAAATAAGTCGTACCAATTCTCCCAGAAGCTCCCTGTCTGATCCTCTGCAAATGATGTAACACAATAGTCCTTCCACGTTTGAAATGCTCCGTCACCTTTAGGCCCGATCCACCCATACCCGCTGGTTGGCCCGAGATCCACATGGTTTAGATGTGTCAATATCCTTATAAGCTCTGGAAGTTGGCGGGTTTGCTGCTCAGCTGGGAAGTCCGCTAGATTACGGCCATCAATCCGTTCCATTATGGAATATGCTATATGTCCGGCTTTCCCTTGTCCAATGCATTTGGGAAACGGAATACCCTGGCTGGAGAGCAGGTCCGAAATATAGTGTTCTGTTTGATACGCTCCCTCCATGTCACTGAATTTAATGACGTAACCTTTTCCTTCATGGCTGAAGGAGAAAACACTGCTCAAGTTACCGCCAGCCATTGGCGTTATTTCGGCTACTTTAGAACCTAGATGAGCCCTCAGTACACCCTCAACCTCGCTTATATCTAAGCTTGGTTTTTCATATGCAGTCATCGCTTACACCCCCTCATTCGTACAAAACCTTTATGATCTGCTCTATACTGCCGATACGTACTTTTCCGAGTTTGACTTTCTAATTTGAGGAAGCGAAGCAAATAAATCTTACTTCACTGCCGTTAAACATGTATCCGTCGTCTAATTGGCATTGTAAGCTCTAACAGTCCTCAAGCGGCTGGAACAAGAACGGTGCTCCGTTCACATAAGCTCTCAAAATCGCTTGCGCGTAGGGCTGCTCTTCAATTAAGCCTTCAGTCTCAAGCGGATTCTCCGCATGGAAGCTGTATGCCTCGATGATTGCCATGATGAAGAAGCACTCCAGCTTCGGCATGGCTTCGTCATCCAATGGTCTGACCCTCTCGTATCCTTCGATGAAATGAACTCTCTGCGCCGGATGCAGCCCCATGATCGACTGAGCTATGTCGTATAGATGATAGCCGAAGCCACACCTGCCAAAATCGATAGGATACGGCTCGCCATCCCGAAAAACGACGTTGCCATTGTGTAAGTCCGCATGGATCATCCCATAGTTCCGTTTGTGGCTTATTAATGTGCTGAGACGGTCTGCCACTTTAGTTGCGGCCATGGTGTACAATCCGAAGGCTTCATCCGAAATGAAATGCCGGTGATTCAGTCCCAGATGCGCCCAGTCCCTTTGAAAGCTACTGCTTCCCCATGAAGGGCGCACAAAGCCGGCGGATGGGCTAAAATCAACGCTTGCTTCGTGGAGGCTCGCCATCATCGCTCCCATTTTGCGGATGGCCTCCTCTGTGAGTCCTCCTCTATCCAAGCGTTCTCCTTCAATCCATCTTAAAAAAGTCGCATAGAACATTTTCCCGCAGCTTGTCGAAGTTTCCGTGACGAAGGCTCCTTCCCGATTCGGTAATGCTTCTGGCAAGATAAGACCCTTTCTCTTCATCGCTGACAGCCATTCCAGTTCGGAGTTGGTTTCCTCAGGCGGTTTGCCCGCCGGGTGAATGCGCAGCAAAAACTGTTCTCCCTCGCCGGCCACTATACGGAACGTTACATGTTCGGATAATTGAATGAAGTGGATGGAACTCCAGTCTGCCTCATATTCCTGCAGGGCGTTAAGCGCTGCTTCCTTCGCCTGTTTTAGCGTATGGCGCCGATTTATCTCGGAATCTATCTGAAAGCCGCTTTTCATGGCAATCCCCTTTTGTTAATTGTTCTTTCCAACATTGTAACAGGCAAGAGAGCTTTCATCGCGGTAATTTATTTTTTAAACTGTATTTACCTCTGCCGGCAGCCTATGAGCAAAGCTT
This is a stretch of genomic DNA from Paenibacillus sp. sptzw28. It encodes these proteins:
- a CDS encoding MFS transporter yields the protein MSKIIAVFFLIMFVIGTDTFLISPLIPTLQSLFDVPTETAGWMIGAYTLGSAVFALIAGPLSDGWDRKKVLLTGLTCFAVSTCLCGFAADFWTMCLFRFMAGVSAAFTAPQVWASIPTLFPPAKISKVLGIAYAGLAVSQALGVPIGSLLAADNWSHPFWAIGIFSLLLAVAAYFVVPGMKPQVQQGAKPSIPRRYIPLLTSGKARGTFLAYFFVHLGSSAAFAFLGKWMTDRFNLSIDEAGYVIIFLGLGNLLGSLCSPYVLKALNQFQTMTAGMLIVAAAYIVLPHVSSVYIVKGVYFLIFAILGVLFPLMVGLLNSLNPTIRGTISSLATSTMNAATTFGAWTAGMLYAVFSGYSAVGIFTAICLACSLLVFITSGVLSTQAEKAVPKTEPAA
- a CDS encoding FAD-binding protein, with amino-acid sequence METNRNWAGNYRYSASKLHVPEDVGQVKELVARSSRIKVLGTRHSFNGIADCTGSLLSLQKLNRVISLDRTLNKVTVEAGIRYGELCLFLHSNGYALHNLASLPHITVAGACATATHGSGDRNGNLATAVHSIEVVKADGETTVFSHEQQDGLIAGAVVGLGGLGVVTQITLDVVPVFQMSQYVYENLPLANLKDRFDDIFSSAYSVSLFSDWKNAAFNQVWVKRRITDQAPGHAEPEFFGAALSTAHRHPVPGLTSENCNEQMGIPGPWYERLPHFRMDFTPSAGEELQSEYFVPRQDAYDALCAIDRLREYISPLLHISEVRTIAADTLWMSPCYNRESVAIHFTWKADWGAVKQVLPIIEKQLAPFHARPHWGKLFTMPPARLQSLYEKLPDFRQLLLDCDPQGKFRNAFLNKYIMNLN
- a CDS encoding phosphotransferase family protein codes for the protein MTAYEKPSLDISEVEGVLRAHLGSKVAEITPMAGGNLSSVFSFSHEGKGYVIKFSDMEGAYQTEHYISDLLSSQGIPFPKCIGQGKAGHIAYSIMERIDGRNLADFPAEQQTRQLPELIRILTHLNHVDLGPTSGYGWIGPKGDGAFQTWKDYCVTSFAEDQTGSFWENWYDLFQSTCLEKDVFDECYCRLMAYLPYNEPHRYFIHGDFHQWNILSDGTSITGIIDGNCAYGDFLIDLAILDRHMEGREVIRAYQDYQAKVGIMIPDFKERLIGAYYFKGMDGLRFYAKMGWEDAYYSTRNFLLSLST
- a CDS encoding TIM-barrel domain-containing protein; protein product: MFRVEGNQLIRRYDAEQLWIEPWGANSLRVRATELDEMQEEDWALLPHEASNVHISVVGQTASIQNGNIRAEISAGGRLTFLNRAGKILLQEYVRNRTEFQEYKSALNIEGREFKPILGGDYSLTVRFESDPEEKIFGMGQYQQPYLDLKNCTLELAQRNSQASVPFALSSLGYGFLWNNPAVGQVTFGKNVTEWAVGYTKQLDYWITAGDTPAQIEEAYARVTGTVPMMPAYVMGLWQSKMRYQTQQELLTVAREYKRLGIPISVIVADFFHWTKMGEWRFDPVYWPDPAAMVRELKEMGTELMVSIWPTVDKKSENYPEMLQKGFLVRTERGVRVTMEFVTDTVFYDTTNPGARNYVWEKVKKNYYDIGIRVLWLDEAEPEYSVYDFDNYRYFAGPVVQIGNIYPVMYAKGFYEGMTEAGQKDIINLIRCAWAGSQRYGALVWSGDIDSSFKSMRIQLRAGLNMGLAGIPWWTTDIGGFHGGNPNDPSFRELMIRWFEYATFCPILRMHGAREPHIPPLGTSGGGLMESGAPNEVWSYGEEAFEIFKKYIFIRQRLRPYITGLMKAAHEKGTPPMRPLFYDFPHDREAWNIEDEFMFGPDLLVAPVLYEGARARRVYLPKDSSWTEIRTGNIHHGGTWISSDAPIDDIPLFLRDGAYLPIRAVNSNS
- a CDS encoding phosphotransferase enzyme family protein, translating into MKSGFQIDSEINRRHTLKQAKEAALNALQEYEADWSSIHFIQLSEHVTFRIVAGEGEQFLLRIHPAGKPPEETNSELEWLSAMKRKGLILPEALPNREGAFVTETSTSCGKMFYATFLRWIEGERLDRGGLTEEAIRKMGAMMASLHEASVDFSPSAGFVRPSWGSSSFQRDWAHLGLNHRHFISDEAFGLYTMAATKVADRLSTLISHKRNYGMIHADLHNGNVVFRDGEPYPIDFGRCGFGYHLYDIAQSIMGLHPAQRVHFIEGYERVRPLDDEAMPKLECFFIMAIIEAYSFHAENPLETEGLIEEQPYAQAILRAYVNGAPFLFQPLEDC